In a single window of the Trichoderma breve strain T069 chromosome 6, whole genome shotgun sequence genome:
- a CDS encoding oxidoreductase family, NAD-binding rossmann fold domain-containing protein encodes MPSKIIRVALVGLSANATTSWAAAAHLPYLQSAQGQTQYKIVALLNSSKEAAETARSHFNLPSTVKAYGDPAQLAADDEVDLVSVVTRVDKHYSAAEPSIRAGKSVYVEWPLTESLKRSVALVGENKGRDTSIIGLQGRLSPVASKVKEVLASGRLGKVLDSQVRGTEDMFTQRAIGGNHFSILYAHMIDLVHSVLGEFKDFQSKLQIRWPEVEIVDKDGVKVRTRQSDIPDLITAQGELAPGIANIQEGATLSAFFRSGPTFKGELPYTWYIQGEKGELKITSPIGPILQAATVPAVKIELHDAITDEVIEIPWESEWKDFQKELQVPGGKLVGEMYNRYAQWYQQSDKAAAPVGGDWPRLEDAIRRHEELDKMLSDFDKSK; translated from the exons ATGCCCTCTAAAATTATTCGTGTTGCGTTGGTTGGGCTATCAGCCAACGCAACCACATCGTGGGCCGCAGCAGCTCATCTGCCATACCTCCAATCCGCTCAAGGCCAGACTCAATATAAAATTGTCGCTCTTCTCAACTCTAGCAAAGAGGCAGCCGAAACGGCTCGATCTCACTTCAATCTCCCCTCGACAGTCAAGGCATATGGTGATCCCGCCCAGCTTGCCgcagatgatgaagtcgatCTAGTTTCAGTTGTTACTCGGGTCGATAAGCACTATTCCGCTGCCGAGCCATCTATTAGGGCGGGAAAGTCTGTGTACGTGGAATGGCCACTTACTGAGAGCTTGAAGCGCAGCGTCGCTTTGGTGGGTGAGAACAAGGGCCGCGACACGAGCATCATCGGCCTGCAAGGGAGACTCTCGCCAGTAGCATCCAAGGTCAAGGAAGTTTTGGCTTCCGGTAGACTTGGAAAAGTCCTTGATAGCCAAGTTC GTGGTACGGAGGACATGTTTACGCAACGAGCGATTGGAGGCAACCACTTTTCCATTTTGTACGCTCACATGATTGACCTTGTGCACTCTGTACTGGGGGAGTTCAAAGATTTCCAGAGCAAGCTCCAAATCCGATGGCCAGAAGTCGAAATAGTCGATAAAGATGGCGTGAAAGTACGCACACGACAAAGTGATATCCCGGATCTGATCACCGCCCAAGGAGAACTTGCCCCTGGAATTGCAAACATACAGGAGGGTGCAACTTTGTCCGCGTTCTTCAGAAGCGGACCGACATTTAAGGGCGAATTACCATACACATGGTACATCCAAGGCGAAAAGGGAGAGTTGAAGATCACCAGCCCAATCGGACCAATTCTCCAAGCTGCCACTGTTCCCGCAGTCAAGATTGAGCTTCACGACGCCATTACGGACGAGGTGATAGAAATCCCATGGGAGTCTGAGTGGAAGGACTTTCAGAAAGAATTGCAGGTGCCAGGAGGGAAACTGGTGGGAGAGATGTACAACAGATATGCCCAGTGGTACCAGCAGAGCGACAAGGCGGCGGCTCCGGTGGGAGGAGACTGGCCGAGGCTGGAGGATGCCATTCGCAGacatgaagagcttgataAGATGTTGAGTGATTTTGACAAGTCGAAATAG
- a CDS encoding catalase domain-containing protein, producing the protein MSSSNPTATLANGQPANPGQVQQVRYGQTNGGLVLLSDTYTIEILAHFARERIPERSVHAKAAGAFGEFEVLEDISDLTDADFLTGIGKKTKVLTRISTVGGEKGSSDTVRDVRGWATKFYTEEGVQDFVFNDLPVFFIRDPIKFPSMNRSHKRHPQTNVPDNSMFWDFHKNNPEASLRNINGFSVHTYTLNKSDGSYVYVKWHFKPDDGIKNMDPKVAVRLAGEDPDYHVKDLFKAIEKGDYPTWSVCIQVMKPEDVKSAPIDIFDCTYTWPYEKYPLRRVGRLTLNQNPSNYFQDIEQACFSPSNMVPGIGPSADPVLQARMFSYPDAHRYRVGPNYFQLPPNRPTNKVYAPYVRDGPGTINGNYGGDPDYVFSQLRPVSKSARIQVPLQEKWNGQVTPFATSVTDKDFEQARKLWEIICKEENGKEQLLHNILPTLVDIPASLRKEVLDYLGRVDKTLKDCLEQGLKGK; encoded by the exons ATG TCTTCCTCTAACCCAACTGCCACTTTGGCCAATG GCCAGCCAGCCAATCCAGGCCAAGTGCAGCAAGTCCGCTATGGACAAACCAACGGTGGCTTGGTCCTCTTGAGCGATACCTATACTATCGAAATCCTCGCCCATTTTGCACGTGAACGCATTCCAGAGCG GAGCGTGCACGCAAAGGCTGCTGGTGCCTTTGGCGAGTTTGAAGTCCTCGAAGACATCTCTGATTTGACCGATGCAGACTTTCTCACTGGCATTGGAAAGAAAACCAAGGTTCTGACTCGCATCTCCACAGTCGGTGGTGAAAAGGGATCCAGCGATACAGTTCGAGATGTTCGAGGTTGGGCAACAAAGTTTTATACTGAGGAGGGTGTACAGGATTTCGTCTTCAATGACCTTcctgtcttcttcatccgggACCCGATCAAGTTTCCTTCCATGAATCGAAGCCACAAGAGACACCCGCAGACCAATGTTCCTGATAACTCCATGTTCTGGGACTTTCACAAAAACAACCCGGAGG CTTCCCTGAGGAACATCAATGGCTTTAGTGTTCACACTTACACCTTAAACAAATCT GATGGAAGCTACGTCTATGTCAAGTGGCACTTCAAGCCCGACGATGGGATCAAGAATATGGATCCAAAGGTCGCCGTCCGCCTCGCTGGCGAAGACCCAGACTACCATGTCAAAGATCTCTTCAAAGCCATCGAGAAGGGCGATTACCCAACCTGGTCGGTGTGCATCCAGGTCATGAAACCAGAAGACGTCAAGTCGGCGCCCATTGACATTTTCGACTGCACTTATACTTGGCCATATGAGAAATATCCTCTGCGTCGCGTTGGCCGCTTGACCTTGAATCAAAAT CCGAGCAATTATTTCCAGGACATCGAACAGGCCTGCTTCTCGCCGTCTAACATGGTCCCAGGCATCGGGCCCTCCGCAGATCCGG TCCTTCAAGCACGCATGTTCAGCTACCCAGACGCCCATCGCTACCGTGTTGGCCCCAACTACTTCCAGCTCCCACCCAACAGGCCAACTAACAAGGTGTACGCACCATATGTGCGGGATGGTCCCGGAACCATCAACGGGAACTACGGGGGTGATCCTGATTACGTCTTCTCACAACTCCGTCCAGTTTCCAAGAGCGCCAGGATTCAAGTGCCGCTTCAAGAAAAATGGAACGGACAAGTAACGCCTTTTGCGACGTCGGTTACCGACAAGGACTTTGAGCAGGCTCGCAAGCTTTGGGAGATTATCTGCAAAGAAGAGAACGGCAAGGAGCAGCTCCTTCATAACATCCTTCCCACGCTGGTGGATATTCCGGCAAGCCTGAGGAAAGAAGTGCTGG ACTACCTTGGACGTGTCGACAAGACCTTGAAGGATTGCCTTGAGCAAGGACTTAAGGGCAAATAG
- a CDS encoding oxidoreductase molybdopterin binding domain-containing protein — protein MKTTNRPDEWKIEQGLAGAELPVLDMTGPKNVPLTIQTFGPLSKNEEAIKAVGDPEKLFTREREGWVGFVEWENYPDKKAAAHKILTSQTFPPNPEFQLGPIPGTNPVLPGTHWKMWHHAVGGELTDIPDDSWATVLKEKHPDMLHLLQFPYNGEPPKRLVTDKAITPNSLHFVRNHGGIPLIDKDKFSFTMDGLVAKPREYTLDDLMDESRFPRMEKTITIQCSGTRRIEQILLYPGQGDEVPQAPWAEGAIGTAKYVGISLKKVIKECGGLIDGAKHLEFYGADTYFKDDKVMNYLVSVPWSKVKANEVMLAWEMNGEILPAIHGYPLRIVVFGYIGARSVKWLYRIKAIKEPSRAPVQSQEYLYFPQQVGKHNFKLTDGIQIQEMPVSSAIMSPWTKQVVIHNGKIRCKGWAYSGGGRWPERVELSADGGFNWYTIPLENLSKKRKWTWRTWEYELPCDVEGWVEIVCRCWDSALNTQPTFIRTAWNWGLHVTHSCHRISVYSVNKTRKATQDRLKEFEQAGIPFGPITVPLAFPSQSWDDYEKFWKEHDPRDAEDD, from the exons ATGAAGACCACAAATCGACCAGATGAGTGGAAGATTGAGCAAGGActtgctggagctgagctCCCGGTCCTTGACATGACCGGGCCCAAGAACGTGCCTCTGACTATTCAGACCTTTGGGCCCTTGAGCAAGAATGAAGAGGCTATCAAAGCCGTGGGTGACCCTGAGAAGCTCTTTACCAGAGAGCGCGAGGGATGGGTTGG ATTCGTCGAGTGGGAGAATTATCCTGACAAAAAGGCTGCCGCGCACAAGATTCTCACCTCGCAGACCTTTCCACCCAATCCAGAATTCCAACTTGGTCCCATTCCTGGAACCAACCCGGTTCTTCCGGGAACTCATTGGAAGATGTGGCATCATGCCGTTGGCGGTGAGCTGACGGATATTCCTGACGACTCATGGGCCACGGtcctcaaggagaagcatcCCGACATGCTCCATCTTTTGCAGTTCCCATACAATGGAGAGCCGCCTAAGCGCCTTGTAACTGACAAGGCGATTACTCCCAATTCACTTCATTTTGTGAGAAACCACGGAGGCATTCCGCTCATCGACAAGGACAAGTTCAGTTTCACCATGGATGGTCTTGTCGCAAAGCCTCGTGAATACACGCTGGACGACCTCATGGACGAGTCCAGGTTTCCGCGTATGGAGAAGACCATCACCATTCAGTGCTCCGGAACCCGCCGCATTGAGCAGATTCTCCTATACCCTGGCCAGGGTGACGAAGTGCCTCAAGCACCTTGGGCTGAGGGTGCTATTGGCACTGCGAAATATGTTGGTATCAGTCTCAAGAAGGTCATCAAAGAATGCGGAGGCTTAATCGATGGTGCCAAGCATTTGGAGTTCTACGGCGCCGACACCTATTTCAAGGATGACAAGGTTATGAACTACCTCGTCAGCGTTCCATGGTCCAAGGTGAAAGCAAACGAAGTCATGCTTGCGTGGGAGATGAATGGCGAGATTTTGCCTGCCATTCATGGATATCCTCTCCGTATTGTTGTGTTTGGATACATTGGAGCTAGGAGTGTCAAATGGCTCTACcgcatcaaggccatcaaggagcCCTCCCGAGCACCAGTCCAGAGCCAAGAGTACCTCTACTTCCCCCAACAGGTGGGAAAGCACAACTTCAAGTTGACGGATGGCATTCAGATTCAAGAAATGCCCGTCAGTTCTGCAATCATGTCGCCGTGGACTAAGCAAGTCGTCATCCACAACGGCAAGATCCGCTGCAAGGGCTGGGCTTATTCCGGCGGAGGTCGATGGCCTGAACGTGTCGAACTGTCGGCAGACGGTGGATTCAATTGGTACACTATACCGCTCGAAAATCTCTCCAAGAAGCGGAAGTGGACGTGGCGCACGTGGGAGTATGAACTTCCTTGCGACGTCGAGGGCTGGGTTGAGATTGTGTGCCGTTGTTGGGATAGTGCCTTGAACACCCAGCCGACTTTCATTCGCACAGCTTGGAATTGGGGCTTGCACGTTACGCATTCTTGTCACCGAATTTCGGTGTACAGCGTCAACAAGACCAGAAAAGCGACCCAAGATCGCCTCAAAGAGTTTGAACAGGCTGGCATTCCGTTTGGCCCTATCACTGTGCCGCTCGCATTCCCCTCGCAGAGTTGGGACGACTATGAGAAGTTTTGGAAGGAGCATGATCCTCGTGATGCCGAAGATGACTGA
- a CDS encoding tautomerase enzyme domain-containing protein — protein MPFVKIDVIRGRRSPEQLKKMGDVIQQVLIDTFAAPERDRYQIFSQHEPWEVICWDTGLGFERTDDIVSIQISAQGRNRDQKIAMYAALGERLEKECGLKGNDLLVSVTPNAKEDWSFGYGRAQFLTGDL, from the exons ATGCCTTTTGTCAAGATTGACGTCATCAGGGGACGCAGAAGCCCCGAACAACTAAAGAAGATGGGAGATGTGATCCAACAAGTCCTCATCGATACATTTGCTGCTCCCGAAAGGGATAGGTACCAG ATCTTCAGCCAGCACGAGCCATGGGAAGTCATCTGCTGGGATACTGGTCTTGGCTTTGAACGTACGGATGATATTGTCAGCATCCAAATTTCTGCGCAGGGAAGGAATCGCGATCAGAAGATAGCGATGTATGCAGCTTTGGGAGAGAGGCTGGAAAAGGAGTGTGGGCTAAAGGGCAATGATTTGCTCGTCTCCGTTACGCCCAATGCTAAAGAAGATTGGAGCTTTGGCTATGGACGGGCACAATTTCTTACTGGAGATCTCTGA
- a CDS encoding alpha/beta hydrolase fold domain-containing protein has protein sequence MDRTSIDTMPPIPTRTHRVHSSQRSRISSTPTSAARKRYAIPPGSPEIISSLIQSLSAIAEPANHHFDNGLVPTNLSLPTSPNPRPHSSSRRGSDHAGPVSLDDLAASPPVIRTAKPPSGFSPLTAPQSPRSHRSTSRESGFRSFIRSAATSRPSSTGSFASKNDDARSIGNLSVERGSAPHPELRPRRSLDSWGKKSSRGSKVLSYMGSKEHLREPQIDRRRASSTPIVGGSSAAAGGSIHSASKTDNFFAGGAINEEPAPITTDDSLLGDGLHHIPVRDSSLRNSSSSRKRASTRRSMKEGEASISDKIVETSESGYGRDFSKMKHRRSDSDTGKTFLYDVEEIAPPKLRTKASSTYLSVDYIAEERPDELEDDGAPFPSVSQGRRRDELDRKDHRLSTRTHPGPNEGLRLKRSSSRLKRLSAPLTPQENKRPEEPAQSVKPTGYERPQSADSIDDAVESYLCSPRLSQKIRHPQTGRIISFSEVGDPEGFAVFCCVGMGLTRYITAFYDELALTLRLRLITPDRPGVGDSEPYTDGTSTPLSWPDDVYAICQTLKITKFSLMAHSAGAIYALATALRMPQHIRGKIHLLAPWIPPSQMNVFGSSQANPPSHTLPTAQRILRVLPTSFLKAANSSFMSATSSSITSSLPKNPRRTKRKTGQKDGNSRNATPSTDKENANQAADGKDSNGTLVNDGDLAATNGADGLDKALPQVPAGSDAPPVMDPLAEKERQQTYDIRLTHAIWELATTNANPAVDLLICLERRHTIGFRYVDITRPVIIRHGSRDTRVPVENVKWLGKTMRRCEVRVLEGEGHGLMASATVMGSVLMEISREWEDSVKAAASEGKERERGRRGAPSK, from the exons ATGGATCGCACCTCTATAGATACCATGCCCCCTATCCCAACACGCACCCACCGGGTTCACTCGTCCCAGCGCAGCCGCATATCGTCAACGCCCACCTCTGCCGCCCGGAAACGATACGCCATTCCTCCTGGCAGCCCGGAAATCATCTCCAGCCTCATCCAGAGCCTTAGCGCTATTGCCGAGCCTGCCAACCACCACTTCGACAACGGCTTGGTGCCCACGAACTTGTCCCTGCCAACGAGCCCAAATCCCCGTCCCCATTCCAGCTCTAGGCGCGGCTCTG ACCACGCTGGGCCCGTATCCCTTGACGATCTTGCTGCCAGCCCGCCTGTTATCCGCACCGCTAAGCCCCCGAGCGGTTTCTCCCCTTTGACCGCACCCCAAAGCCCTCGGAGCCACCGCAGTACCAGCCGGGAGAGTGGCTTCAGATCCTTTATACGTAGCGCCGCAACCTCTCGCCCCTCGTCAACGGGCTCCTTTGCATCCaagaatgatgatgcccGCAGTATCGGAAATCTATCTGTAGAACGTGGCTCGGCGCCGCATCCGGAGCTTAGGCCACGCCGGTCACTCGATAGCTGGGGGAAAAAGTCCAGTCGGGGCAGCAAGGTGCTCAGCTATATGGGCTCTAAAGAGCACCTTCGTGAGCCGCAAATCGATAGGAGACGAGCTTCTTCTACCCCGATAGTTGGCGGCAgttcagcagcagcaggggGTAGCATTCACAGCGCAAGCAAGACGGATAATTTCTTTGCGGGAGGCGCCATCAACGAGGAACCAGCGCCAATTACTACTGATGATTCCCTACTGGGAGACGGCCTGCATCACATCCCGGTTCGTGATTCGAGCCTGCGCAACTCGAGCTCAAGTAGAAAACGAGCCAGCACCCGACGATCAATGAAAGAGGGCGAGGCATCTATAAGTGATAAGATCGTCGAAACTAGCGAGTCGGGTTACGGTCGCGACTTTTCGAAAATGAAGCACCGACGCTCAGATTCAGACACCGGCAAGACGTTTTTATACgacgttgaagagattgCTCCCCCAAAGCTAAGGACGAAGGCATCTAGTACGTATCTGAGTGTGGATTATATCGCAGAAGAGAGACCggacgagctcgaggacGATGGAGCTCCCTTCCCATCCGTCTCGCAGGGACGCCGACGAGATGAGCTTGATCGCAAAGACCATCGACTTTCTACACGTACACATCCTGGCCCCAACGAAGGGCTTCGCCTGAAGCGCAGCAGCTCCAGACTGAAACGTCTCTCTGCGCCGCTCACTCCACAAGAGAACAAACGACCCGAGGAACCCGCTCAATCTGTCAAGCCAACAGGTTATGAGCGACCCCAATCTGCTGATTCgattgatgatgctgttgagtcATACCTTTGCTCGCCGCGCTTATCCCAGAAAATTCGCCATCCTCAAACCGGCCGAATCATTTCGTTCTCAGAAGTTGGAGACCCGGAAGGATTTGCAGTGTTCTGCTGTGTAGGAATGGGCTTGACAAGATACATTACTGCTTTTTATGACGAGCTAGCGTTGACGCTGAGGCTTCGTCTTATTACACCTGATCGACCTGGGGTGGGAGACAGTGAGCCTTATACTGACGGGACAAGCACACCCCTCAGTTGGCCTG ATGATGTATACGCAATTTGCCAGACCCTGAAAATCACCAAATTCTCCCTTATGGCTCACTCCGCTGGCGCCATCTACGCCTTGGCCACGGCTCTTCGCATGCCCCAGCACATCCGAGGCAAAATCCACCTTCTTGCACCTTGGATTCCGCCTTCACAGATGAATGTTTTTGGATCGTCACAGGCTAACCCGCCGTCACACACGCTTCCAACTGCTCAGAGAATTCTGCGGGTATTGCCGACCTCTTTCCTCAAGgcagccaacagcagcttcatGTCAGCAACTAGCTCATCCATTACAAGCTCTCTGCCAAAGAACCCTCGCCGGACGAAGCGCAAAACGGGACAGAAAGACGGTAACAGCCGAAATGCCACGCCGTCCACGGACAAGGAGAATGCGAACCAAGCCGCGGATGGCAAGGACTCAAACGGGACACTGGTCAATGACGGGGATTTAGCAGCTACCAATGGCGCTGACGGCTTGGACAAGGCGCTGCCTCAAGTCCCAGCTGGTAGCGACGCACCCCCAGTTATGGATCCCCTCGCTGAAAAGGAGCGACAACAGACTTACGATATACGACTGACACATGCCATTTGGGAGCTTGCCACGACGAATGCGAATCCAGCAGTCGATTTGCTTATCTGTCTGGAAAGACGACACACGATTGGCTTCCGATACGTCGACATTACTCGCCCCGTGATTATTCGCCACGGTAGTAGAGATACCAGAGTACCTGTTGAGAACGTCAAGTGGCTGGGCAAGACCATGCGCCGCTGCGAAGTCCGCGTTCTCGAAGGAGAAGGCCATGGACTGATGGCAAGCGCCACAGTCATGGGCTCCGTGTTGATGGAGATTAGCAGAGAGTGGGAAGACTCGGTGAAAGCAGCGGCGAGTGAAGGAAAGGAGCGAGAgagaggacgacgaggagcccCAAGCAAGTGA
- a CDS encoding endonuclease/Exonuclease/phosphatase family domain-containing protein, whose translation MRLPSLFQAAAAAATAVSLLFASPSSAAAIMAPRAALPGSLALDAGQSLFTFKYSTPNPDPANWIAVYQTYYGGPENQEFVAGSLTWAYAPNSNGEVQVDISSLAAGYYKAFFLAKDGYQWLANPIDVIVPGTGPIEFINDRIITQNAQQGSPFKASLGRLIANPKDNKTKFTKATTYGADWVKLASDGTLTGTPGSKDKNTNFVVLATATDGSSATIQVQIPVRSSRQALVEELKVMSFNMWFGGTNVKDYHNKQVRFLINTNVDIVGLQESWNGQATRLAQALGWYYWQSPNEVGIISRYPIVEVFPEQSAGGSIRIELGGPKSQLIMWNVHLGFDPYGPYDFCFDNKPLAEVLNREYQSGRTPQIMDIVSAMQDALAEADDIPVLMTGDFNAPSHLDWTEATKKAHCGVGFVPWPSSEFPIQSGLIDSFREAHPDPNAEPGITWSPIYLNNSGRPEPLDRIDFVYHKGQSLKVLQSETLVAGEPTPEPNQSNNEWTSDHAAVMTTFRLGQSAERGDL comes from the coding sequence ATGAGGCTCCCTTCACTATTtcaggcggcggctgctgctgccacagccgtctccctcctcttcgcatcgccatcgtccgccgccgccatcatggctCCTCGTGCTGCGCTCCCCGGCTCTCTCGCCCTTGACGCCGGACAGTCGCTCTTCACATTCAAATACTCGACGCCCAACCCGGACCCCGCCAACTGGATCGCCGTTTACCAGACGTACTATGGCGGTCCCGAGAACCAAGAGTTCGTCGCTGGCTCTCTGACGTGGGCATATGCGCCCAACAGCAACGGCGAGGTGCAGGTCGATATCTCAAGTCTGGCTGCTGGCTATTACAAGGCCTTTTTCCTCGCAAAGGACGGCTACCAGTGGCTTGCGAATCCCATCGACGTCATTGTTCCCGGCACCGGGCCAATCGAGTTCATCAACGACCGCATCATCACCCAGAATGCGCAGCAGGGAAGCCCCTTCAAGGCCAGTCTTGGTCGCCTGATTGCCAATCCCAAAGACAACAAGACCAAATTCACCAAAGCCACCACCTATGGCGCCGACTGGGTTAAGCTCGCCTCGGATGGAACCCTTACTGGCACTCCGGGAtccaaggacaagaacaCCAATTTTGTGGTCCTGGCGACGGCAACTGATGGCTCATCTGCGACGATCCAGGTCCAGATCCCCGTTCGGTCTAGCCGTCAGGCGctcgttgaagagctcaaggTCATGTCCTTCAACATGTGGTTCGGTGGCACCAACGTCAAGGACTATCACAACAAGCAAGTGCGCTTCCTCATCAACACAAACGTCGACATCGTCGGTCTTCAGGAGAGCTGGAATGGCCAGGCGACTCGTCTTGCGCAGGCGCTCGGGTGGTATTACTGGCAGAGCCCCAACGAGGTCGGCATCATCAGCCGCTATCCCATCGTCGAGGTTTTCCCAGAACAGTCGGCCGGTGGATCAATTCGCATCGAGCTGGGAGGCCCCAAGAGTCAGCTCATCATGTGGAACGTGCATCTCGGATTCGACCCATACGGACCTTATGACTTTTGCTTCGACAACAAGCCTCTGGCCGAAGTTCTTAACCGAGAGTACCAATCCGGCCGTACGCCGCAAATCATGGACATCGTCAGCGCTATGCAAGATGCCctggctgaagctgacgaCATTCCCGTTCTCATGACTGGTGACTTTAACGCGCCGTCACACCTGGACTGGACAGAGGCCACCAAGAAGGCCCACTGCGGCGTTGGCTTTGTTCCATGGCCAAGCTCCGAGTTTCCCATTCAATCCGGGTTGATTGACTCTTTCCGTGAGGCACACCCCGACCCCAATGCCGAACCCGGCATCACTTGGTCCCCCATCTACCTCAACAACAGTGGTCGGCCCGAGCCGTTGGACCGAATTGATTTCGTGTACCACAAGGGCCAAAGCCTTAAGGTTCTTCAGTCGGAAACACTCGTCGCTGGTGAGCCCACTCCGGAGCCTAATCAGAGCAATAACGAGTGGACGTCAGATCACGCTGCCGTGATGACAACGTTTAGGCTTGGACAATCCGCCGAGCGCGGAGACCTTTAA
- a CDS encoding multicopper oxidase domain-containing protein — translation MKDQPEERRLLDEVDGRDSDDVATQLSVDDEVLDEEQDDVIEPVVVRPRRKPSFTLLRIAGLVVALCLGTLAVLLFAMNRHVAPLDDQLAIPLHPTEHSTRDPTTLTFDWHVTLGVRAPDGVEKQVYLINGQFPGPTIEGRSGDRIIVRVHNELKDDEGVSLHWHGLRMQGFNNMDGAVGFTQCPIPAGGSFVYDFRIRDDEYGTFWWHSHSQLQRADGLFGGLVIHEPRRHNSDAPVQDEALLLIGDWFHRKHDDVLAWYSSPASAGNEPVPDSMVINGRGRYDCSMAVPARPVQCKTTSLSNFPPMIRRSTGETLLRVVNTGTITGLTLGVDGASLQPTQVDGGCKVDSKAADSVGILYPGERVDLLLKWKSDQAAEPWFNVYLDHENLRFGNPALNPNHTFPALPKTVTAHDRDHASLLKFSSSHLDLATLTATHEPAPIVTAEEEQTILFYVSTQKLAVHGNKPLGFVNHTIWQPQAVPLLSQNRSSWDEHQLIPFIGSGSKPTKVKLVINNLDDGSHPFHLHGHSFQVLSSFRADKAKLGTYNPFETSDADSPDHWQREKPLRKDTVSVPRRGHVVLSFVADNPGMWMLHCHMLVHLGTGMATGFQVGVPEDEEHVYGMDESAARLCKASK, via the exons ATGAAGGACCAACCCGAGGAGCGGCGTCTACTCGACGAAGTAGACGGCCGTGACAGCGATGACGTTGCCACGCAGCTCagcgtcgacgacgaggtaCTCGACGAGGAACAAGACGACGTGATAGAGCCCGTCGTCGTCCGCCCGCGTCGAAAGCCCAGCTTCACGCTGCTCCGGATCGCGGGCCTCGTCGTTGCGCTGTGCCTGGGCACGCTGGCCGTGCTGCTCTTCGCCATGAACCGGCACGTCGCCCCGTTGGACGACCAGCTTGCTATTCCTCTTCACCCGACCGAGCACTCCACACGAGATCCTACCACGCTGACCTTTGACTGGCACGTCACACTGGGTGTCCGAGCCCCGGACGGGGTGGAGAAGCAGGTCTATCTGATCAACG GACAGTTCCCGGGCCCGACTATCGAGGGCCGATCTGGGGACCGTATCATCGTCCGTGTCCACAATGAACTCAAGGACGACGAAGGTGTCTCGCTGCACTGGCATGGCCTGCGTATGCAGGGCTTCAACAACATGGATGGCGCTGTGGGATTCACTCAGTGTCCCATCCCCGCCGGCGGTTCATTCGTCTATGATTTCCGTATCCGCGACGACGAGTACGGAACCTTCTGGTGGCATAGTCACTCCCAGCTGCAGAGAGCAGACGGCCTCTTTGGCGGCTTAGTGATCCACGAGCCACGCCGTCACAACTCTGACGCACCCGTGCAAGATGAGGCTCTACTGCTCATCGGCGACTGGTTCCATCGCAAGCACGACGACGTCCTCGCTTGGTACAGCAGCCCGGCGAGTGCAGGCAACGAGCCTGTCCCAGACTCCATGGTCATCAACGGCCGCGGCCGATACGACTGCTCCATGGCTGTGCCGGCGAGACCCGTCCAGTGCAAGACGACATCCTTGAGTAACTTCCCGCCGATGATTAGGAGGTCTACGGGAGAGACGCTGCTCAGAGTGGTGAATACGGGCACAATCACCGGCTTGACGCTCGGTGTTGACGGTGCTTCACTTCAGCCTACGCAAGTCGATGGAGGCTGCAAGGTAGATTCAAAGGCAGCTGATTCCGTCGGGATTCTCTATCCCGGCGAGAGAGTTGACTTGCTACTCAAGTGGAAGAGCGACCAGGCCGCGGAGCCATGGTTCAACGTCTACCTGGATCATGA GAATCTCCGCTTCGGCAATCCGGCCCTCAACCCAAACCATACCTTCCCTGCTCTCCCTAAAACAGTCACAGCTCACGATCGAGACCATGCGTCTCTCTTGAAATTCAGTAGCAGtcaccttgaccttgccacACTTACCGCCACCCACGAACCAGCTCCTATTGTTACGGCAGAGGAGGAACAGACGATTCTCTTTTATGTGTCAACTCAAAAGCTTGCGGTCCATGGAAACAAACCTCTTGGCTTTGTAAATCATACCATCTGGCAGCCTCAGGCGGTGCCACTACTGTCGCAAAACCGGTCATCTTGGGACGAACACCAGCTCATCCCCTTCATCGGCAGTGGATCAAAGCCCACCAAGGTCAAGctcgtcatcaacaacctcgACGATGGTTCTCACccattccatcttcacgGACATTCATTCCAAGTGCTGTCCTCTTTCCGGGCCGACAAGGCTAAACTGGGGACTTATAACCCTTTCGAGACATCAGATGCCGACTCACCGGATCACTGGCAGCGGGAGAAGCCACTTCGGAAAGACACAGTCAGTGTGCCGAGGAGGGGGCACGTGGTGCTCTCGTTTGTCGCTGACAATCCTGGAATGTGGATGTTGCATTGCCATATGTTGGTACACCTGGGAACAGGCATGGCTACCGGCTTTCAGGTCGGAGTAccagaggatgaagagcatgtATATGGGATGGATGAATCAGCAGCGAGATTATGCAAGGCGTCGAAATAA